In Melitaea cinxia chromosome 4, ilMelCinx1.1, whole genome shotgun sequence, a single genomic region encodes these proteins:
- the LOC123669903 gene encoding uncharacterized protein LOC123669903, whose protein sequence is MALCACKCLNVMLESDYVEEIFDIGKLELSLTEQRDIFFSEELLSCSLSSLKSHVVQPALISHRVVGSYTIESCLACEQSTHAISCEKNNVLIVKSTQTSLEHINNLKKSENFSPVFNVLVPDLNNDIEMKENVDTSNQLMFDKNGCSPSIQVIGSLRKQLNQTLQSQLEAIEETVRQFRDQKYAEYEAYRQRAQRDHKILASIVSKKHSNVEKDSWANNGSLDNGPPSPLLPPLQRRRLSSIKDAKKFNQNVKTNAQIPHEEDSLDAEDIFDLEGTDSRNYMASDQDDYDSDQESNVEGIHIVRARGAAAGDIARSLPINMPNHPMERPTVRELDDYEETQDIAASIKALARSVHGDVFELPRPRFSTQI, encoded by the exons atggcTCTCTGTGCTTGCAAATGCTTAAATGTAATGCTAGAAAGTGATTATGTAGAAGAAATATTTGATATCGGAAAACTGGAATTATCTTTGACGGAACAAAGGGATATTTTTTTCAGTGAG GAGTTGCTGTCATGCTCTTTAAGCTCTTTAAAAAGTCATGTGGTGCAGCCAGCTTTGATCAGCCACCGTGTTGTAGGCAGCTATACTATTGAATCATGTCTTGCCTGTGAACAAAGTACACATGCTATATcttgtgaaaaaaataatgttctaATTGTAAAATCTACTCAA ACTTCATTGgaacacataaataatttaaaaaagtctgAAAATTTCTCACCAGTATTTAATGTATTAGTGCCAGACTTAAATAATGACATTGAAATGAAAGAGAATGTAGACACAAGTAATCAATTAATGTTTGATAAAAATGGCTGCTCCCCGTCTATTCAAGTGATAGGATCTCTAAGGAAGCAACTAAACCAAACATTACAATCTCAATTAGAAGCTATAGAAGAAACCGTAAGACAATTCAGAGATCAAAAATATGCAGAATATGAAGCTTACAGACAACGCGCTCAAAGAGATCATAAAATTTTAGCTAG TATTGTAAGTAAGAAACACAGCAATGTTGAAAAAGATAGTTGGGCAAATAATGGTAGCTTAGATAATGGACCTCCCTCACCTCTCCTTCCACCACTGCAAAGAAGGAGATTATCTTCAATCAAAGATgcaaaaaaattcaatcaaaatgtTAAG ACAAATGCTCAAATACCACATGAAGAAGATTCATTAGATGCCGAAGATATATTCGACCTAGAAGGAACGGATTCAAGGAACTACATGGCATCTGATCAAGATGATTATGACTCCGATC aaGAAAGCAACGTCGAAGGGATACACATCGTGAGAGCTCGCGGTGCCGCGGCCGGGGACATAGCTCGCTCTCTTCCTATAAACATGCCCAACCACCCCATGGAGCGACCCACGGTTAGGGAACTAGATGATTAT GAGGAGACACAAGACATCGCGGCCAGCATCAAGGCGCTCGCGCGGTCCGTGCACGGCGACGTGTTCGAGCTGCCGCGCCCGCGCTTCTCCACGCAGATCTAG